From the Acomys russatus unplaced genomic scaffold, mAcoRus1.1, whole genome shotgun sequence genome, the window AATACATACACGGAGTGGATGGCACCTCAGAGGAGAGTGTGTCAACAAATGAAGCCaatagaagaagaaatgagagtgaagaaatgaaatagaaataccTGACCACATCATACACAAGCCTGGAACTAATCATAAAGAAAGTTGTGCCAACTCATGCTTTTGTCAACTTGGTAAGCAGcaaattttaagttatatttctGTCATTGCAACTGAATGCTGTATAGTTCTGAATATTTTTTCAAAGTGCTACTGCACAGAGTGCGAGTAGAGGTCATAAATTACTGGAACTCCAATGAAAGCATTTGGCTTTTACTTCAGAATGAGCCAAAGACTGTGGCCATTCTTTATGCACAGAGATAGCTGTTGGATTGTCTTTGGGGAGTTTTTGATCACTGCAGTGAAGACTTAAATTTGAGGCCTTGGCCTCatgccaaagaaaagaaatataacagCTGTTTTTCTGCAAGCACAGGGGACATGGGTGAGTGATGGCTTTACCTTCCTGGAGTACATGTAGGGTGCTGTTACTGAATTCACATGCTGCTGAAGCAACTTGGTGAGCTGATCTCGGTCATGAGACAGGAACTCAGGAGCTAGGACCACAAATGCCTTCACCACCTACAGCACAGATAGAAGCTGAGAGGCACCAGAGTGCTTACTCATCTCTTGGGATAAAATGAAATCAGTTTCAAGATACCCACCATGGCCCCCACAACAAAATGTCTGTATTCATCCAAATGTGCgggccaaaggaaagaaaaacatggaagTGGGTGAGAACTCTAACTTGTTCtcaagtgatttatttatttatttttttagtgagaAGCGAGAATAAGAGACCCCAGGTTCACCTCATACCCCAGGGGCAGCAAAGACCACTGGTAAGAAAGTAGATGCAGAGAGCaaagggaggaaaacaaagactGGGGACTCTAAATTTAAATGGTTTGTTTAATCTCTTCAAACTTGAGTTTACCCATCTGTAAGATGggataatattttcatatttaatatatgggaaagaaataaaaccatctATGACTCAGAGCTCTCTCATTATATTACATGCATTGTGCTTGATATCTGCCAGGCAAATGACATCGCCAAGCTTGTGTCATGCAGAAGTGCACTGGTATATTGATCCACCTACCCACCTTAAGCCCtctactcacacacatgtgcgcgcgcacgcacacacacacacacacacacacacacacacacacacacagagctccacACAATCTTGCAACTCTGGCATTACAGGGGTCTCCCTATGTACTCCATGGTTCAAGGGCTTCATTTTCTAGACCCTTACTCATGTCAAGAAACAGATTCTTACAGACAATGCTAAGCCTTGCCCCAAGCTCTTTGCAAATGTGTAGCATATTTTGTGTTCATGACAATCCCTCATAAGACAAATGGGGAAACTGATGTTCCACAAAGTGGTTAAGCAGTTTGGTGAATGTCATACAGCCAATTAGCTGTAAGCCCAATATTTGGACCCAAGTGGTCCAGCCTATGGGTCTGTGTTCTTAACAACCTTACAACACTGTCCCCATGTTTTACAACTGCACTGTCACCTCTCCTCGGTTATGGTCTGGGCTGCTGATCACAGCTGTTTCAACCACAGCAGGGTGCTCCATCAATGCATTTTCCACCTCTGATGGTCCAATTCGGTACCTGCAAAAGTACGTCCTTCAGGGAAGATGGGACACCCAAACTCGAGCATCAAGAACCAAAAGAACAGGGACCCATCACACCTTTCCTGGTCCAAAAACTATGCTCACCCATTGGAATTAATGATGTCATCTGTCCGTCCCATGAAGTGGAAATACCCTTCTGGATCCTTGATCCCCCGGTCTCCCAGAAGCCAAAAGTCTCCTCTAATATTGGCCTGTGTCTTCTTGGGATTGTCCTAGTGAGCACAGAAACAAAGTTAAGTCTCCTGTCCCAGGACTTCTATGAACAGTTACTTCAGTTCTCTACTTGTAGCAGCTGTACACTGTATGGTGGACTTGTCACGAATCGACAAACTTTAGATTCCCTATCCAACCTGGATCTTCTCCATTTATTTCAGTCATTCCACTGATGGTCTCTCCCTTACTCCtataaattaaaatcttttagATAATATTGACATATCAATTGCTCAATTTATATTCTAGGATGTTTCTTCCTCTATATCCCATTTTCCTCCTACAGGCAGTTTAAACCTCTGTTCACTCACCACTACCACCCAAGGTTATTGAGTCTGTTTGGTACTTGACCCCTTGCTCTTCCATTATACTTGAAAGTCTAGAGACTGGCCAGCATGACTCCAAAGCCTCAACCAATCTTCATATTTCTGCCATGGCTCGGGCCCTCTATTTGGATGAGCTAATAGACTTTAAGTAGTAAGGAGGCTGCACGTTTCTGTATCTTACTCAGTTATGGGGTCACAGGTTTTGAGTTGATGCCCAGTTATGTGACCAGAATTCTTCTGTGACTTAGCTCCATCATTGGGAATGTCCAGGGAAGGTCAAGGGCCTTGAATGAAGCCAAACTGATATTCTTGGCTGTAAAACTGAGACCAGAAGACAGATTTTGTAACCATTGGCTCTGATTTCTTGTAGTTGTCATGAAACCTGTGCTGACATTACCACCATGGCCTTAAATGGATCTACCAGCACCACTGCACCCATGGTGCTATGGATACCCATGTCCTTAACTCCCTGCTAGCATGTGAAAACACACGCGGGGAAAGTGTTTCAGGCAATGTTTAGAGAAGAGTGTAAATGTATCTGTGTCCTGGTTGCAGAGCCTCAGATTCCCCTGTACAGTGGAGGAGAGAATTGGGCCTTTAGTACACCTTTATATAGTGAAATTCTAAGTGCTTCATAAATACCATGGTCTTTACATTCCTAATGTTGTACAACATGATTCCCAACTCACCAATGAGAAAGTGAAAACTCTGAGCATCCAGCAAATACTGGAGTAGCGTTGAACTTAAGAAAGCTGGCtctaaaaaattttaacatgGTATCTAGGACCATTAATTGTGTTTAAGGTATATCAGGAGTTTTAAGTCAGTACTTGCTCAAGAAgccagtggttgtcaaccttctTGATGCTAtagccctttaatatagttcctcatgttttga encodes:
- the LOC127186206 gene encoding acyl-coenzyme A synthetase ACSM2, mitochondrial-like, translating into MGRTDDIINSNGYRIGPSEVENALMEHPAVVETAVISSPDHNRGEVVKAFVVLAPEFLSHDRDQLTKLLQQHVNSVTAPYMYSRKVEFVSDLPKTITGKIERAKLRSKDGKHQDKPRP